One window from the genome of Bacillus tianshenii encodes:
- the comGB gene encoding competence type IV pilus assembly protein ComGB: protein MFRRKRWTIKQQADFLSKLARLLEKGYTLLHALELLKSYQKSHTKKDITEGLQALQAGSEFHVVLKKWGFSAYVTSYIYTSERQGDFVFSLRYSSNWLFHLHNSQKRFFNMLRYPVFLLFLLFGMVYFMQVMLFPQFDYLYQSMNHQLPPLTLFLLKLPKIIKWMLVILLLGLFSFWLFYRFYLQRLSVIKQISIWMKIPIFNQFLSLYFTHQYMMQFSNLLVGGLSVYNSLEIFSAQPYSKFLSEAASDMIVCLRNGALLSEIVESMPYFEKEAAVVIHHGQANGVVGKELQDYCEMVFEQMEKWINQLFRIVQPLLFTFIGLGVVVIFLGMMLPIFGLMNTI from the coding sequence ATGTTTAGGAGGAAGAGGTGGACAATAAAGCAGCAAGCAGATTTTTTGAGTAAGCTAGCGAGGTTGCTTGAAAAAGGCTATACCCTTTTACATGCACTTGAATTGCTAAAATCCTACCAAAAATCACATACAAAAAAAGACATTACTGAAGGATTACAAGCGTTGCAGGCAGGGAGTGAATTTCATGTCGTTTTAAAAAAATGGGGATTCTCTGCTTATGTAACAAGCTATATCTATACGTCAGAACGCCAAGGTGATTTTGTTTTTTCTTTGCGTTATAGCAGTAACTGGTTGTTTCATTTGCATAATAGTCAAAAACGCTTTTTCAATATGCTTCGCTATCCTGTATTTCTGTTGTTTCTGTTGTTTGGAATGGTTTATTTCATGCAGGTAATGCTTTTCCCTCAATTTGATTACCTCTATCAATCGATGAATCATCAGTTGCCTCCATTGACCCTCTTTTTGCTGAAATTACCCAAAATCATAAAATGGATGCTTGTCATATTACTGCTCGGGCTTTTTTCCTTCTGGTTGTTTTATCGTTTCTATCTCCAACGTCTTTCGGTTATAAAACAAATTTCAATATGGATGAAAATACCGATTTTCAACCAATTTCTTTCTCTTTATTTCACACATCAGTATATGATGCAATTTAGTAATCTTTTGGTTGGCGGTCTTTCGGTGTACAATAGCTTAGAGATTTTTTCAGCTCAACCTTATTCTAAGTTTTTGAGTGAAGCAGCTAGTGATATGATCGTGTGTTTGCGTAATGGCGCCTTGTTGTCAGAAATTGTTGAATCAATGCCTTATTTTGAAAAAGAAGCGGCAGTCGTTATTCATCATGGGCAGGCAAATGGTGTTGTTGGGAAAGAATTACAAGATTATTGTGAAATGGTATTTGAACAGATGGAGAAATGGATTAATCAATTGTTTCGAATTGTTCAGCCGCTCTTATTTACCTTTATCGGATTAGGGGTGGTGGTGATTTTTCTCGGTATGATGTTGCCGATCTTCGGTTTGATGAACACGATTTAA
- a CDS encoding MTH1187 family thiamine-binding protein: MAIVDVTVIPIGTEGPSVSSYVADIQKVLERYKQGGKINYQLTPMNTLIEGELADLFEVVQAIHEVPFESGIQRVATNLRIDDRRDIKRSMNEKLDSVKKHLENEK, from the coding sequence ATGGCAATTGTCGATGTAACCGTTATTCCAATCGGTACAGAAGGGCCAAGCGTCAGCAGTTATGTAGCCGATATTCAGAAGGTCTTAGAGCGTTATAAGCAAGGTGGAAAAATTAATTATCAGCTCACTCCGATGAACACGTTAATAGAAGGTGAGCTTGCTGATTTATTTGAAGTTGTGCAGGCGATTCATGAAGTTCCGTTTGAAAGTGGAATCCAGCGCGTTGCAACAAACTTACGGATTGACGACCGCCGTGATATCAAGCGTTCGATGAATGAGAAGCTTGATAGTGTGAAGAAGCATTTAGAAAATGAAAAATAA
- a CDS encoding methanogen output domain 1-containing protein: protein MEQTLKVTSVLSDPTRYSIYQFITKNHQEVTVQEVAGAFDIHPNVARLHLSKLEDVNMLVSETKKTGKGGRPSRLYRLSDDVIQLNFPFRDYQLLSRMAIDTLLSLGDTGKKALFGTGKRYGKESMEKELQNKNISKEDLSFNEKIELIKSASTVLGFYPEFESNKEETKIYFKIHNCPFKEVAREEKYVCDMHYAFLSGMFEVMFASAQLVEEQNILKGCESCNYQAMVTK from the coding sequence TTGGAACAAACTTTAAAAGTAACAAGTGTTTTGTCAGATCCAACTCGGTATTCAATTTATCAATTTATTACAAAGAACCATCAAGAAGTGACAGTTCAAGAAGTTGCAGGTGCATTTGATATTCATCCAAATGTGGCTCGTCTTCACTTGTCCAAACTAGAAGATGTTAACATGCTTGTCTCTGAAACGAAGAAAACAGGAAAAGGCGGACGTCCAAGTCGACTGTATCGTTTGTCTGATGATGTTATTCAGTTGAACTTCCCATTCCGTGATTATCAGCTATTGTCAAGAATGGCAATTGATACTCTCCTTTCACTTGGAGATACAGGTAAGAAAGCGCTATTTGGAACAGGTAAGCGCTATGGTAAAGAATCAATGGAAAAAGAATTACAAAACAAGAATATTTCCAAAGAAGACTTATCTTTCAATGAAAAGATCGAGTTAATTAAAAGCGCTTCCACTGTTTTAGGCTTCTATCCAGAGTTCGAAAGCAATAAGGAAGAAACAAAAATCTACTTCAAAATTCATAATTGCCCGTTTAAAGAAGTGGCAAGAGAAGAAAAATATGTGTGCGACATGCACTATGCATTTTTAAGCGGCATGTTTGAAGTCATGTTCGCCAGTGCGCAGCTTGTAGAGGAACAAAATATCCTTAAAGGATGCGAGTCTTGTAATTATCAAGCAATGGTCACAAAGTGA
- a CDS encoding MBL fold metallo-hydrolase encodes MKWEQLPLGPLQTNAYIVWNDNNEAVVIDPGGEAEKLFQWLDERSLQVKAVLLTHAHFDHIGAVDEVRERFNVPVYLHKNEKDWLMDPASNGSEFFLLSKSITAKPADQLFEGEQALTISSFEFEVLETPGHSPGSVSFYVKDANVVFAGDTLFARSIGRTDLPGGSHKVLIDSIHDKLLSLPESTTVAPGHGPTTTVQSEMDGNPFLHGF; translated from the coding sequence ATGAAATGGGAGCAACTTCCATTAGGTCCGCTACAAACTAATGCTTATATTGTGTGGAATGATAATAATGAAGCTGTCGTAATTGATCCAGGCGGCGAAGCGGAGAAGTTATTTCAATGGTTAGACGAGCGAAGCTTACAGGTGAAGGCTGTGCTATTGACGCATGCCCACTTTGACCATATTGGGGCCGTGGACGAGGTTCGCGAACGTTTTAATGTACCGGTCTACTTGCACAAAAATGAAAAAGATTGGTTAATGGATCCCGCTTCAAATGGCTCGGAATTCTTCCTATTAAGTAAGTCAATTACCGCAAAGCCAGCTGATCAATTATTTGAAGGTGAACAAGCCCTTACGATCAGCTCATTTGAATTTGAAGTGTTAGAAACACCTGGTCATTCTCCAGGTAGTGTGTCGTTTTATGTAAAAGACGCCAATGTTGTATTTGCTGGTGATACATTGTTTGCTCGTAGTATCGGACGTACAGATTTACCAGGCGGTTCTCATAAGGTACTGATTGATAGTATTCATGATAAATTGTTATCACTTCCGGAGTCTACTACTGTTGCACCAGGTCATGGACCGACAACAACTGTACAATCTGAAATGGATGGCAACCCCTTTTTACATGGATTTTAA
- the fetB gene encoding iron export ABC transporter permease subunit FetB — protein MTPSISNTSMAFLVFFVFIPMLLSYLYALKVEKEIIWASIRGSVQLFAIGYVLTYLFSLPPGYGISMMLFVMITVAVLNASKRGEGLPQVRLKAFLTLFSIEALVLSMWLIFDMVSFQAEEVIPMSGMVIGNSMVAIGLALERLKNEFTEGKGRILAALSLGASPKDASKIIVRKTLRAAMLPNIDGLKTIGLVQLPGMMTGLILGGVSPIDAIRYQLVISLSIFSSVTLSAMFITGMMYQSFFNKDIQLLEHDE, from the coding sequence ATGACTCCTTCCATTTCAAATACTTCAATGGCATTTCTCGTCTTTTTCGTTTTTATTCCGATGCTTTTGTCGTATTTGTATGCATTGAAGGTAGAAAAAGAAATCATTTGGGCTTCGATTCGTGGAAGTGTACAGCTGTTTGCCATTGGTTATGTGCTTACATATTTGTTTTCACTTCCCCCAGGGTATGGCATTTCGATGATGCTATTTGTGATGATTACCGTTGCTGTACTAAATGCGTCTAAGCGGGGCGAAGGCTTGCCACAGGTACGGCTCAAAGCCTTTCTAACTTTGTTTTCAATTGAAGCACTTGTCTTGTCGATGTGGCTCATATTTGATATGGTTTCCTTTCAAGCTGAAGAAGTAATCCCGATGAGTGGAATGGTAATTGGAAATAGCATGGTCGCTATTGGACTTGCTTTAGAACGGCTGAAAAATGAATTTACTGAAGGAAAAGGGCGTATTCTTGCAGCATTATCGCTAGGTGCATCACCGAAAGACGCATCAAAGATTATCGTGCGAAAAACATTACGTGCTGCGATGCTTCCCAATATTGATGGGTTGAAAACAATCGGACTTGTGCAGTTGCCTGGTATGATGACAGGACTTATTCTTGGCGGTGTCAGTCCGATTGATGCCATTCGCTATCAGCTCGTTATTTCACTTAGCATCTTTTCATCTGTCACGTTAAGTGCGATGTTCATTACCGGGATGATGTATCAAAGCTTCTTCAATAAGGATATACAATTGCTAGAGCATGATGAATAA
- a CDS encoding phosphate ABC transporter ATP-binding protein, translating into MSEIIFEVNQLSTDWLKELSFTVERGDFVTIIGPSGAGKSSLLYLLNRLKDPKEGTIFYKGKNVTGYPVRELRKEVGMVFQQANLFPGTVEENILYGPILHKEALEGVAEELLEVVQLPKSYLQRDVDDLSGGEKQRVAFARTLANKPSVLLLDEPTSALDLRTIDAIEDFLVGLIEKEQKTLLMVTHNVEQAKRLGTKTIFMQGGKLIEMNDTHSLFTKPQTANLKEFLKGEGA; encoded by the coding sequence ATGAGTGAAATAATTTTTGAAGTCAATCAGCTTTCAACAGATTGGCTGAAAGAACTGAGCTTTACAGTGGAACGTGGTGATTTTGTAACAATTATTGGTCCATCTGGTGCTGGTAAAAGCAGTTTGCTTTATTTATTAAACCGCTTGAAAGACCCAAAAGAAGGGACAATTTTTTATAAGGGGAAAAATGTAACAGGTTATCCTGTTCGTGAGCTTCGTAAGGAAGTTGGAATGGTTTTTCAACAGGCAAACCTCTTTCCTGGTACAGTAGAGGAAAATATTCTCTATGGCCCAATTTTACATAAAGAAGCGTTAGAGGGAGTAGCGGAGGAGCTACTTGAAGTTGTGCAGCTTCCGAAAAGTTATCTACAACGAGATGTTGATGACTTATCAGGTGGTGAGAAACAGCGTGTAGCCTTCGCGCGCACGCTTGCTAATAAGCCGTCTGTTCTACTGTTAGATGAACCGACAAGTGCACTTGATTTACGTACGATCGATGCAATTGAAGATTTTCTTGTAGGTCTTATAGAAAAAGAGCAGAAGACATTATTGATGGTGACGCATAATGTTGAACAGGCGAAGCGTCTCGGCACAAAAACGATTTTTATGCAAGGTGGAAAGCTTATTGAAATGAATGATACGCATTCATTATTTACAAAGCCGCAAACGGCAAACCTAAAGGAATTTCTAAAGGGGGAAGGCGCATGA
- a CDS encoding DUF2626 family protein — MQNMYRVMAFWTAIFSIMFFLGEMKQTALLFVGITGFFLAVGFLKLSERTYLYIFGAFLTIFFVGFTYYSTFQMVPGMGGH, encoded by the coding sequence ATGCAGAATATGTACCGCGTAATGGCTTTCTGGACAGCAATTTTCTCAATCATGTTCTTCCTAGGTGAGATGAAGCAAACTGCTTTGCTGTTTGTCGGTATTACAGGTTTCTTCTTAGCAGTTGGATTCTTAAAATTATCTGAACGTACTTACTTGTACATCTTTGGTGCATTCCTTACGATCTTCTTCGTAGGCTTCACTTACTACTCAACATTCCAAATGGTTCCAGGAATGGGCGGTCACTAA
- a CDS encoding SAM-dependent methyltransferase yields MLDILREKIKASKNNCISYAEYMETALYHPVKGYYMKEKQKLGKGGDFYTSMHVHDVFAKMFAKLFAKFFALTDMPPVICEAGGGDGRFAHAVITAWEEQSSKPLTYCIIETSPYHRKLQEAQLKCFQHVHIYASLEEAKTDKRVLNGVFFSNELFDALPVHVVQKVNGELNEVFVTLEDEQLKEVMIPCTNQQILNWIAKHLFELEEGQRLEIPLMMKEIMQDYAEWFDEVLILTVDYGYLTEEWKHPARRKGSLRGYYQHQQIEDLLQYPGEMDMTTHVHFDALIDIGVEEQLEMLGMMSQAEFLLKAGILYELQAHQDPNPFSEVSRRNRAIRSFITSDGMGSAFHVVMQKKGLPFLKVEDLLEVGEQWR; encoded by the coding sequence ATGTTAGATATTTTGCGAGAGAAAATAAAAGCATCAAAAAACAACTGCATTTCATATGCAGAGTACATGGAAACCGCCTTGTATCACCCGGTTAAAGGCTATTATATGAAGGAAAAGCAAAAGCTTGGCAAGGGTGGTGATTTTTATACGAGCATGCATGTGCATGATGTATTCGCCAAAATGTTTGCTAAGCTGTTTGCAAAGTTTTTTGCGTTAACTGATATGCCGCCTGTGATATGTGAAGCAGGAGGTGGAGACGGACGGTTCGCCCATGCCGTAATAACAGCATGGGAGGAGCAATCATCGAAGCCGTTGACCTACTGTATAATTGAGACAAGTCCTTATCATCGTAAGCTTCAGGAGGCACAGCTTAAATGCTTTCAACACGTTCACATTTATGCAAGCTTAGAAGAAGCAAAAACCGATAAAAGGGTCTTGAATGGTGTGTTTTTTTCAAATGAATTATTTGATGCATTGCCTGTACACGTTGTACAAAAGGTGAACGGAGAACTGAATGAAGTATTTGTCACACTAGAAGATGAGCAGCTAAAAGAAGTAATGATTCCTTGTACAAATCAACAGATTCTTAATTGGATAGCAAAGCATCTATTTGAATTAGAAGAAGGGCAGCGCCTTGAAATCCCGCTTATGATGAAAGAGATCATGCAGGATTATGCAGAATGGTTTGATGAGGTACTCATATTAACGGTGGATTATGGCTATTTAACTGAGGAATGGAAGCATCCAGCGAGGCGGAAAGGAAGCTTAAGAGGTTATTATCAACATCAGCAGATTGAAGATTTGCTGCAATATCCAGGAGAAATGGATATGACGACACATGTGCATTTTGATGCTTTAATTGATATTGGAGTAGAAGAACAATTGGAGATGTTGGGAATGATGAGTCAAGCTGAGTTTTTGTTGAAGGCAGGCATCTTATATGAGCTGCAGGCCCATCAAGACCCAAATCCATTTTCAGAGGTTAGTCGAAGAAACCGAGCAATACGATCATTTATTACAAGTGACGGTATGGGCTCTGCCTTTCATGTTGTGATGCAGAAGAAAGGTTTGCCGTTTCTTAAGGTGGAAGATTTGCTCGAAGTAGGAGAGCAATGGCGTTGA
- a CDS encoding DUF2759 domain-containing protein, with the protein MGLVIIFTLVTLLAAVGTLRSLSRKNGLAILFAGGTTLVFGWFTVMTFIAILNGHGVPTAH; encoded by the coding sequence ATGGGTCTTGTTATTATTTTTACATTAGTCACTCTTTTGGCTGCAGTAGGAACATTACGTTCACTTAGCCGAAAAAATGGGCTTGCTATTCTTTTCGCAGGTGGAACAACTCTCGTATTCGGCTGGTTTACTGTGATGACATTCATCGCGATCTTAAACGGTCACGGTGTTCCGACTGCTCACTAA
- a CDS encoding Spx/MgsR family RNA polymerase-binding regulatory protein, whose translation MSDITFYTYPSCTSCRKTKAWLKAHNVDVDERHIFRQPPNEQELRHILTMTTEGVDEILAKRSQEYRELDMNIEELPLSELMQLLQEKPRLLRRPILMKDDQLVIGYNAAALRAISDKKEHISHVS comes from the coding sequence GTGAGTGATATTACATTTTATACGTACCCAAGTTGTACATCGTGTCGAAAGACGAAAGCATGGTTGAAAGCACATAATGTTGATGTCGATGAACGCCATATTTTCCGCCAGCCGCCAAATGAACAGGAGCTACGGCATATTTTAACAATGACGACTGAAGGCGTTGATGAAATTTTAGCAAAGCGAAGTCAAGAATATAGAGAGCTAGACATGAATATTGAAGAATTACCGCTTAGTGAACTTATGCAACTTTTACAAGAGAAGCCACGTTTGCTGCGCAGACCGATTCTAATGAAAGATGACCAGCTTGTGATTGGCTACAATGCCGCAGCACTGAGGGCGATTAGTGACAAGAAAGAGCATATTTCACATGTGTCCTAA
- the comGA gene encoding competence type IV pilus ATPase ComGA — MIEKLSLHILESALSSNASDIHFTPSSEKTTVSFRIDGRLYQHSSLGIETTNKLVSHYKFISGMDIGERRRPQSGALMSIVKHERVYLRFSSLPTVHGNEGLVIRLIPQNRQISLKQIALFPNDLKHLLRLLHVPNGLFLITGPTGSGKTTTLYALLKAASEQFHAQILTLEDPVERYDPAFTQVQMNEKAGLTYEAGIMAAMRHDPDVLVIGEIRDAQTAKMAVRAAYTGHLVISTLHTKRAVEAVYRLLELGVPRVDLEQTLVGVAAQELVELQCPFCSEVCSVHCRKLRGGRRAGIFELLMDQSLQNLFLQLKGEKDPFHLPCFTDQIRKGIALGYLSESLLTRGVVNV; from the coding sequence ATGATTGAAAAGCTTAGTCTTCATATACTCGAAAGTGCCCTCAGCAGTAACGCCTCTGATATCCACTTCACTCCCTCCTCAGAAAAAACAACCGTTTCCTTTCGTATCGATGGCAGGTTATATCAGCATAGTTCTCTCGGAATTGAAACAACGAATAAGCTTGTTTCACATTATAAATTTATAAGTGGAATGGATATTGGTGAAAGGCGCCGGCCACAAAGTGGTGCGCTTATGTCTATTGTAAAGCACGAACGTGTGTATCTCCGTTTTTCCTCCTTACCAACTGTTCATGGCAACGAAGGGCTTGTCATTCGCCTTATCCCGCAAAATCGTCAAATATCCCTTAAACAAATTGCGCTTTTTCCAAATGACTTAAAGCACTTACTGCGTCTTCTCCATGTCCCAAATGGTCTGTTCCTCATTACAGGTCCTACAGGTTCAGGAAAGACAACTACATTGTATGCCCTCCTTAAAGCAGCTTCTGAACAATTCCATGCTCAAATTCTTACATTAGAGGATCCTGTGGAGCGTTATGATCCAGCTTTTACTCAAGTCCAAATGAATGAAAAGGCTGGTTTGACGTATGAAGCCGGAATTATGGCAGCCATGCGACATGACCCGGATGTGCTGGTGATTGGAGAGATACGTGATGCTCAAACAGCGAAGATGGCAGTTCGAGCGGCGTATACAGGTCATTTAGTTATAAGTACATTGCATACAAAACGAGCAGTGGAAGCGGTCTATCGTTTGCTTGAGCTTGGTGTGCCGCGAGTTGATTTGGAACAGACCTTAGTTGGTGTAGCGGCTCAGGAGTTAGTTGAATTACAATGCCCCTTCTGTTCAGAAGTGTGCTCCGTGCACTGCCGAAAGCTTCGGGGTGGCAGAAGAGCAGGTATTTTTGAGTTGCTTATGGATCAAAGCTTACAAAACTTATTTCTACAATTAAAAGGAGAGAAAGATCCTTTTCACCTTCCATGTTTTACTGATCAGATTCGAAAAGGCATTGCTCTTGGTTATTTATCTGAATCACTATTAACCAGAGGTGTTGTGAATGTTTAG
- a CDS encoding M14 family metallopeptidase: protein MKVRVRQGDSFWYYSQLFQIPLTLVIDSNSNVQPDRLFIGQYVSIPGYVINNYRFKRGDSFYKVARERGLNTDALLLINQGLNPQNIPVGTLINVPQRVTRPVVNGNRPYDVSTYMNELNQLLEIYPFIKKTSIGETVLGNTIQELRIGTGAKRVHWNGSFHANEWITTPVIMTFLNDYLLALTNQSSIRGLQMAPFYSQVTLSVVPMVNPDGVDLVLNGPPEKEPYKTNVVTINNGSLDFSDWKANIRGVDLNNQFPVMWEIEKERKPKQPAPRDYPGERPLSEAESLAMANLTRKRDFTWVLAFHTQGEVIYWGFENREPPYAETIVEEFERVSGYEPIMTVESYAGYKDWFIYEWGRPGYTVELGKGVNPLPLSQFDEIYQESLGIFLASLYM from the coding sequence ATGAAAGTTCGTGTGAGGCAAGGAGATTCCTTCTGGTATTACAGCCAGTTGTTTCAAATACCGCTAACGCTGGTAATAGATTCAAATTCTAACGTCCAGCCAGACCGTTTGTTTATTGGTCAATATGTAAGTATTCCAGGGTATGTGATTAATAATTATCGCTTCAAGCGCGGGGACAGCTTCTACAAGGTTGCAAGAGAAAGAGGGCTAAATACAGACGCGTTATTGTTGATCAATCAAGGGTTAAATCCACAGAATATTCCGGTTGGAACGCTCATAAACGTGCCACAACGTGTAACGCGTCCAGTTGTAAATGGAAATCGTCCGTATGACGTGTCGACATATATGAATGAATTAAATCAGTTACTTGAGATCTATCCGTTTATCAAAAAGACATCAATCGGGGAAACGGTGCTCGGCAATACAATTCAAGAGCTGCGAATTGGTACAGGTGCAAAGCGGGTGCATTGGAACGGCTCTTTTCACGCAAACGAGTGGATTACGACTCCTGTTATTATGACATTTTTGAATGACTATTTGTTAGCATTAACAAACCAATCGTCTATTCGAGGCTTGCAGATGGCTCCTTTTTATTCTCAGGTGACACTGTCTGTTGTACCGATGGTCAACCCAGATGGTGTCGATCTCGTTTTAAATGGCCCTCCTGAAAAAGAGCCATATAAAACGAATGTCGTAACGATTAACAATGGAAGTCTTGATTTTTCAGATTGGAAGGCAAACATTCGCGGCGTCGACCTAAATAACCAATTCCCTGTAATGTGGGAAATCGAAAAAGAACGTAAACCAAAGCAGCCTGCACCGCGTGATTACCCTGGTGAACGCCCGCTTTCCGAAGCTGAATCGCTTGCGATGGCAAATTTAACAAGAAAAAGGGACTTTACTTGGGTGCTTGCTTTTCATACACAAGGCGAGGTGATTTACTGGGGATTTGAAAACCGCGAACCTCCTTATGCTGAAACAATCGTCGAGGAATTTGAACGAGTTAGTGGTTACGAACCAATTATGACTGTAGAAAGCTATGCCGGCTACAAAGACTGGTTCATCTATGAATGGGGGAGACCAGGCTATACCGTCGAGCTAGGTAAAGGAGTCAATCCACTGCCGCTTTCACAATTCGATGAAATTTATCAGGAATCACTTGGAATTTTTTTAGCAAGTTTATATATGTAG